From Ignavibacterium sp.:
GAAGGTGGAAGGATTGCACGATTAAGAGAAACAAATGGTTACACTTCAACTTATTCTGCTTTTCAGATAGGAACAATTTTTAACGATGAAAACATTAACAGAAGCTGGGCATCTTTAATGGCTGGCTGGTTGAAAGATGCTAAAATAACTCTTAACCTCGCACCAGTTGCCGATGTAAATGTTAATCCTGAAAGTCCTGCAATCGGATATCTTGACAGAAGTTTTTCACGCATTCCGGATACCGTATTTAATCATTGTTCGTGGTTTATAGATGAGTTTCATCAGAAAAATATTTTCAACTGTCTGAAACATTTTCCCGGACACGGAAGTGCATCAACAGATTCTCATCTCGGTTTTACCGACATTACCAATACCTGGGCAGATTCAGAATTAATTCCATATAAAAGATTGATACAAAATGGATATGATGATTTTGTAATGAGCGGACATCTTTTCAATGCTCAGATTGATTCGGTCTATCCGGCATCTCTTTCAAATAAAACTTTAACCGGTTTGCTTCGCGATTCACTCGGATTTGATGGATTGATTATTACGGATGGAATGTTTATGGGTGCTATCTCAAATAATTACTCATTTGATGAAGCTGTGGAACTTGCAATCAATGCCGGAAACGATATTCTTCTTTATACAACAAATAAGCTTTCAGGTAAATCGCTTGTTGATAGCGTTGTTGGAATTGTAATGAATAAAATTTCCGAAGGTAAAATAACTGAGCAAAGAATTGATGAGTCGTATAACAGAATTATTCAGAAGAAACAACAACTAACAAATGTTCATCAGGATATTATTCAATTTGTTCCGGATGATTTTGAATTACTCAATTATCCTAATCCATTTAATTCTCAAACAAATATTGTTGTTAAAATTCCGACAGATGGAAATCTTTCTGTTCAGGTATTCAATATTGTGGGAGAAGAAGTTGCTGAATTAATGAATGAGTATAAAACAGCAGGAATTTATAAATTTTCTTTTAATGCCAATGAGCTTGCCTCAGGAATATATTTCATAAGAATGAAAATGCAGAATAAAATACTGAATCATAAAGTCGTTTTACTCAAATAATTTTTAACAAAGGATTAATGAATGATTAAATATTTTTTAATTGTAATGTTTGCAATGAATATCTTCGCACAACAAAAAGAACTGAAAACAGTTGATTATGTTGATTTGAAAAAATATGCCGGGCTTTGGTATGAAGTAGCAAAAATTCCAAATCGTTTTCAAAGTCAATGTGTTAAAGGAACAACAGCCAGATACACACTTAAAGAAAACGGAGAGATTGAAGTAGTTAACTCTTGTTTTGATGAAGATGGAGATTTGGATAAAACAGAAGGCGTTGCAAGAGTTGTTGATAAGAAATCAAATGCAAAGCTCGAAGTAAGTTTTTTCAGCATACTCGGATGGCGACCTGTTTGGGGCGATTATTGGATAATCGGACTTGATGAAAATTATCAGTGGGCAATTGTTGGAACTCCGACCAGAAAGTACGGCTGGATATTAGCCCGTCAGCCAAAACTAGATAACGAGACTCTGGAAAAAATATATTCAATTCTGAAAGAACAAGGATATAATCCACAGGACTTTAAGTGAAAATATTTTAATGAGACGAGTGATCTGCTCGTCTCATTATTTATAATAAGTAAGGTTTGATAATTTTCAGTT
This genomic window contains:
- a CDS encoding glycoside hydrolase family 3 N-terminal domain-containing protein, with the protein product MKKILLFLLFTQTFFPQTDLYHKISQMIMVGFSGKTLSDSVIINDLQNRGVGSVILFGGNIESPTQLNQLTTQLHNLSSTPLFIAIDQEGGRIARLRETNGYTSTYSAFQIGTIFNDENINRSWASLMAGWLKDAKITLNLAPVADVNVNPESPAIGYLDRSFSRIPDTVFNHCSWFIDEFHQKNIFNCLKHFPGHGSASTDSHLGFTDITNTWADSELIPYKRLIQNGYDDFVMSGHLFNAQIDSVYPASLSNKTLTGLLRDSLGFDGLIITDGMFMGAISNNYSFDEAVELAINAGNDILLYTTNKLSGKSLVDSVVGIVMNKISEGKITEQRIDESYNRIIQKKQQLTNVHQDIIQFVPDDFELLNYPNPFNSQTNIVVKIPTDGNLSVQVFNIVGEEVAELMNEYKTAGIYKFSFNANELASGIYFIRMKMQNKILNHKVVLLK
- a CDS encoding lipocalin family protein encodes the protein MIKYFLIVMFAMNIFAQQKELKTVDYVDLKKYAGLWYEVAKIPNRFQSQCVKGTTARYTLKENGEIEVVNSCFDEDGDLDKTEGVARVVDKKSNAKLEVSFFSILGWRPVWGDYWIIGLDENYQWAIVGTPTRKYGWILARQPKLDNETLEKIYSILKEQGYNPQDFK